A stretch of the Alnus glutinosa chromosome 6, dhAlnGlut1.1, whole genome shotgun sequence genome encodes the following:
- the LOC133871090 gene encoding 7-deoxyloganetin glucosyltransferase-like, giving the protein MGSTAIIEKPHAICIPFPGQGHINPMLKIAKILHYRGFHITFVNTEFNHKRLLKSRGLNSLDGLPSFRFETIPDGLPESDVEASQDIKSIFDSTRKHCLAPFRNLLSKLNDTSSSNVPPITCIVYDGAMGFTLDAAAELGIPKVLFWTTSACGFMGYVQYRRLIEKGLTPLKDASYLTNGYLDTVIDWIPGMKGIRLRDLPSFIRTTDPDDIMLDFPMVECERAQKASALIFNTFDALEHEVLDALSSMFPPIYSIGPLQLLLNQIPDSDHKSIGSNLWKEDAECLKWLDKNEANSVVYVNFGSIMVMTSYQLIEFAWGLANSNQAFLWIIRPDLVDGDSAVLPPEFLEETKERGLLAGWCPQEQVLNHPSIGGFLTHSGWNSTIESVCSGVPIISWPFFADQQTNCRYSCNEWGIGMEIEGGGKRGEIESLVRELTVGEKGKELKKKAVEWKKLAEEATSRPTGSSYVNFDKMINEVLLSTRVSNNVR; this is encoded by the exons ATGGGTTCCACGGCCATAATAGAGAAGCCCCATGCAATTTGTATCCCTTTCCCAGGTCAAGGCCACATAAACCCCATGCTCAAGATAGCCAAAATCCTCCACTACAGAGGCTTTCATATCACCTTTGTCAACACTGAGTTCAACCACAAACGCCTTCTCAAATCCCGAGGTCTCAACTCTCTTGATGGCCTCCCTTCCTTTAGATTCGAAACCATTCCCGACGGCCTTCCCGAGTCCGACGTCGAAGCCTCCCAAGACATAAAATCCATATTCGACTCTACAAGAAAACATTGCTTAGCTCCCTTCAGAAACCTTCTTTCGAAACTGAACGACACCTCTTCATCCAATGTCCCTCCAATCACTTGCATAGTTTACGACGGTGCCATGGGCTTCACTCTAGACGCAGCAGCAGAACTGGGCATCCCCAAGGTTCTTTTCTGGACAACCAGTGCATGTGGGTTCATGGGCTACGTTCAGTATCGCCGTCTCATTGAGAAGGGTCTGACACCACTCAAAG ATGCGAGCTATTTAACGAATGGGTATTTAGATACGGTCATTGATTGGATTCCAGGTATGAAAGGTATTCGCCTGAGGGATCTGCCGAGCTTCATTAGAACCACAGACCCAGATGATATTATGCTAGATTTTCCAATGGTTGAATGCGAGAGAGCTCAAAAAGCTTCAGCTCTCATCTTCAATACGTTTGATGCCTTAGAGCATGAGGTGTTAGACGCACTTTCATCCATGTTTCCTCCTATTTACTCCATTGGTCCCCTGCAACTTCTCCTAAATCAGATCCCGGATAGTGATCATAAATCAATTGGCTCAAACCTATGGAAAGAAGACGCTGAGTGTCTCAAATGGCTAGACAAAAACGAAGCCAACTCTGTTGTTTACGTGAATTTCGGTAGCATAATGGTGATGACAAGCTACCAATTAATTGAGTTTGCTTGGGGACTTGCCAATAGCAACCAAGCATTCTTGTGGATAATAAGGCCCGATCTTGTGGACGGTGATTCGGCCGTTCTTCCACCGGAGTTCTTAGAAGAGACCAAAGAAAGGGGTCTATTGGCAGGTTGGTGTCCTCAAGAACAAGTTCTAAACCATCCTTCCATTGGAGGATTCTTAACGCACAGTGGTTGGAATTCCACGATTGAAAGCGTGTGCAGTGGAGTGCCAATTATCTCTTGGCCGTTCTTCGCCGACCAGCAAACCAATTGTCGGTACTCTTGCAATGAGTGGGGCATAGGCATGGAGATTGAAGGTGGTGGTAAGagaggagaaatagagagccTTGTGAGAGAGCTGACGGTGGGAGAGAAGGGGAAAGAGTTGAAGAAGAAAGCTGTAGAGTGGAAGAAGTTGGCAGAGGAGGCCACCAGTAGGCCTACTGGGTCATCTTACGTgaattttgacaaaatgattAATGAAGTCCTTCTTTCAACCCGAGTCTCGAACAACGTTCGATGA
- the LOC133871638 gene encoding 7-deoxyloganetin glucosyltransferase-like, producing the protein MTCYDVSPQWGFRFRHRVCGDENTLKNSQKAADRARRPKLPEGTRAPVETCRNSTSGRPLASEKKYKPGHGGDESGYNATYHYGSTATIEKPHAVCIPFPAQGHINPMLKMAKILHYRGFHITFINTEFNHKRLLKSRGPNSLNGLPSFRFETIPDGLPESDVDATQDIASICDSTRKHCLAPFRNHLSKLNDTSSSNVPPVTCIVSDGAMTFTLDAAAELGIPEVLFWTASACGYMGYVQYRRLIEMGLTPLKDASYLTNGHLDTVIDWVPGMKGIRLRDLPSFIRTTNPDEIMLNFPMVECERAQKASALIFNTFDALEHEVLDALSSMFPPIYSIGPLQLLLNQIPDSDHKSIGSNLWKEDVECLEWLDKKEANSVVYVNFGSIMVMTSDQLIEFAWGLANSNQTFLWIIRPDLVDGDSAVLPPEFLEETKERGLLASWCPQEQVLSHPSIGGFLTHSGWNSTIESVCGGVPIISWPFFADQQTNCRYSCNEWGIGMEIEGGGKRGEIERLVRELMVGEKRKELKKKAVAWKKLAEEATSRPTGSSYMNIDKVINEVLLSARH; encoded by the exons ATGACGTGCTATGACGTC AGTCCTCAATGGGGTTTTCGATTCCGTCATCGTGTTTGTGGTGATGAGAATACCCTTAAGAATTCCCAGAAGGCGGCAGACCGAGCTCGTCGTCCAAAGCTTCCAGAAGGTACCCGAGCTCCGGTTGAGACTTGCCGGAATTCGACATCAGGTCGACCACTGGCGTCGGAGAAGAAGTACAAGCCTGGGCATGGTGGAGACGAGTCGGGATA TAATGCTACGTATCATTATGGTTCCACGGCCACAATAGAGAAGCCCCATGCAGTTTGTATCCCTTTCCCAGCTCAAGGCCACATAAACCCCATGCTCAAGATGGCCAAAATCCTCCACTACAGAGGCTTTCATATCACTTTTATTAACACTGAGTTCAACCACAAACGCCTTCTCAAATCCCGAGGTCCCAACTCTCTCAACGGCCTCCCTTCCTTTCGATTCGAAACCATTCCCGACGGCCTTCCCGAGTCCGACGTCGATGCCACCCAAGACATAGCATCCATATGCGACTCTACAAGAAAACATTGCTTAGCTCCCTTCAGAAACCATCTTTCAAAACTGAACGACACATCTTCATCCAATGTCCCTCCAGTCACTTGCATAGTTTCCGATGGAGCCATGACCTTCACTCTAGACGCAGCAGCAGAACTGGGCATCCCTGAGGTTCTTTTCTGGACAGCCAGTGCATGTGGGTACATGGGCTACGTTCAATATCGCCGTCTCATTGAGATGGGTCTGACACCACTCAAAG ATGCGAGCTATTTAACGAATGGGCATTTAGATACAGTCATCGATTGGGTTCCAGGTATGAAAGGTATTCGCCTGAGGGATCTTCCGAGCTTCATTAGAACCACAAACCCAGATGAAATTATGCTAAATTTTCCAATGGTTGAATGCGAGAGAGCTCAAAAAGCTTCAGCTCTCATCTTCAATACGTTTGATGCCTTAGAGCATGAGGTGTTAGACGCACTTTCATCCATGTTTCCTCCTATTTACTCCATTGGTCCCCTGCAACTTCTCCTAAATCAGATCCCGGATAGTGATCATAAATCAATTGGCTCAAACCTATGGAAAGAAGACGTTGAGTGTCTCGAATGGCTAGACAAAAAAGAAGCCAACTCCGTTGTTTACGTGAATTTCGGTAGCATAATGGTGATGACAAGCGACCAATTAATCGAGTTTGCTTGGGGGCTTGCAAATAGCAACCAAACATTCTTGTGGATAATAAGGCCCGATCTTGTGGACGGTGATTCGGCCGTTCTTCCACCGGAATTCTTAGAAGAGACCAAAGAAAGGGGTCTATTGGCAAGTTGGTGCCCTCAAGAGCAAGTTCTGAGCCATCCATCCATTGGAGGGTTCTTAACGCACAGTGGGTGGAATTCCACGATTGAAAGCGTGTGCGGTGGAGTGCCAATTATCTCTTGGCCGTTCTTCGCCGACCAGCAAACCAATTGTCGGTACTCTTGCAATGAGTGGGGCATAGGCATGGAGATTGAAGGTGGTGGTAAGagaggagaaatagagagacTTGTGAGAGAGCTGATGGTGGGAGAGAAGAGGAAAGAGTTGAAGAAGAAAGCTGTAGCGTGGAAGAAGTTGGCAGAGGAGGCCACCAGTAGGCCTACTGGGTCATCTTACATGAATATTGACAAAGTGATTAATGAAGTTCTTCTTTCTGCAAGACATTAG
- the LOC133870777 gene encoding 7-deoxyloganetin glucosyltransferase-like, producing the protein MGSEAIIEKPHAVCIPFPAQGHINPMLKMAKILHYRGFHITFVNTEFNHKRLLKSRGPNSLDGLPSFRFETIPDGLPESDVEATQNIPSLCVSTKKHCLAPFRNLLSKLNDTASSNVPPVTCIVSDGVMSFTLDAAAELGIPEVLFWTTSACGFMGYVQFRRLIEKGLTPLKDASYLTNGYLDTVIDWIPGMKGIRLRDLPSFIRTTDPDEIMLDFPMVECERAQKASALIFNTFDALEHEVLDALSSMFPPIYSIGPLQLVLNQIPDSDHKSIGSNLWKEEAGSLGWLDKKESNSVVYVNFGSIAVMTSDQLIEFAWGLANSNQTFLWIIRPDLVDGDSAVLPPEFIEETKERGLLASWCPQEQVLSHPSIGGFLTHSGWNSTIESVCGGVPIISCPFFAEQQTNSRYSCNEWGIGMEIEGGVKRGEIESLLRELMMGEKGKELKKKAVAWKKLAEEATSRATGSSYVNIDKMINEVLLSARH; encoded by the exons ATGGGTTCCGAGGCCATAATAGAGAAGCCCCATGCAGTTTGTATCCCCTTCCCAGCTCAAGGCCACATAAACCCCATGCTCAAGATGGCCAAAATCCTCCATTACAGAGGCTTTCATATCACCTTTGTCAACACTGAGTTCAACCATAAACGCCTCCTCAAATCCCGAGGTCCCAACTCTCTCGACGGCCTCCCCTCCTTCCGATTCGAAACCATTCCCGACGGCCTTCCCGAGTCCGACGTCGAAGCCACCCAAAACATACCATCCCTATGCGTCTCTACAAAAAAACATTGCTTAGCTCCCTTCCGAAACCTTCTTTCGAAACTGAACGACACCGCTTCATCAAATGTCCCGCCTGTCACTTGCATCGTTTCGGATGGTGTCATGAGCTTCACTCTAGACGCAGCAGCAGAGCTGGGCATCCCCGAGGTTCTTTTCTGGACAACAAGCGCATGTGGGTTCATGGGCTACGTTCAATTTCGCCGTCTCATTGAGAAGGGTCTAACACCACTGAAAG ATGCGAGCTATTTAACGAATGGGTATTTAGATACGGTCATCGATTGGATTCCAGGTATGAAAGGTATTCGCTTGAGGGATCTTCCGAGCTTCATTAGAACAACAGACCCAGATGAGATTATGCTAGATTTTCCAATGGTTGAATGCGAGAGAGCTCAAAAAGCTTCAGCTCTCATCTTCAATACGTTTGATGCCTTAGAGCATGAGGTGTTAGACGCACTTTCATCCATGTTTCCTCCTATTTACTCTATTGGTCCCCTGCAACTTGTCCTAAATCAGATCCCGGATAGTGATCATAAATCGATCGGCTCAAACCTATGGAAAGAAGAAGCTGGGAGTCTCGGATGGCTGGACAAAAAAGAATCCAACTCCGTTGTTTACGTGAATTTCGGAAGTATAGCGGTGATGACAAGTGACCAATTAATTGAGTTTGCTTGGGGGCTTGCAAATAGCAACCAAACATTCTTGTGGATAATAAGGCCTGATCTTGTAGACGGCGATTCGGCTGTTCTTCCACCGGAATTCATAGAAGAGACCAAAGAAAGGGGTCTATTGGCAAGCTGGTGTCCTCAGGAACAAGTTCTGAGCCATCCATCCATTGGAGGGTTCTTAACGCACAGTGGGTGGAATTCTACGATTGAAAGCGTGTGTGGTGGAGTGCCAATTATCTCTTGTCCGTTCTTCGCCGAGCAGCAAACCAATTCCCGGTACTCTTGCAATGAGTGGGGCATAGGCATGGAGATAGAGGGTGGTGTTAAGagaggagaaatagagagccTTTTGAGGGAGCTGATGATGGGAGAGAAGGGGAAAGAGTTGAAGAAGAAAGCTGTAGCGTGGAAGAAGTTGGCAGAGGAGGCTACCAGTAGGGCTACTGGGTCATCTTACGTCAATATTGACAAAATGATTAATGAAGTTCTTCTTTCTGCAAGACATTAG
- the LOC133870779 gene encoding protein PHOSPHATE-INDUCED 1-like, translating into MGFSHFAERVALLLVLVHLISIPNLCLGARKLNSLYQPPPMSLTYHNGALLEGDLPVSILWYGEFSPAQKSIVSDFLLSLNPQKEQKPSVSQWWNTVQIYMKKAGKKESHVVLSNQISDENCSIGKILKKPQISELARRANSKPGGLTLVLTAKDVAVEGFCMSSCGFHGSDTKLKSAFIWVGNSVTQCPGQCAWPFHQPIYGPQTAPLGAPNGDVGLDGMIVNIASLLAGTVTNPFGNGYFQGSAGAPLEAASACPGVYGKGAYPGYAGELLVDSVSGASYNAQGVSGRKYLLPAVFDPSTSQCSTVV; encoded by the coding sequence ATGGGTTTCTCCCACTTTGCAGAAAGAGTcgctcttcttcttgttcttgttcacTTAATTAGCATTCCTAACTTGTGTTTGGGTGCAAGAAAGCTAAATTCCCTTTATCAACCACCACCCATGTCTCTAACTTACCATAATGGGGCTTTGCTTGAAGGAGACCTCCCGGTTTCCATTCTCTGGTACGGTGAATTTTCACCGGCTCAGAAATCCATTGTGTCGGacttccttctctctctcaacccacaaaaagaacaaaagcccTCGGTCTCTCAGTGGTGGAATACCGTCCAAATTTACATGAAAAAAGCTGGAAAGAAAGAATCGCACGTTGTCTTATCAAACCAAATCTCAGACGAGAACTGCTCCATTGGGAAGATTTTAAAGAAACCCCAGATTTCCGAGTTGGCTCGGCGGGCCAACTCAAAACCCGGTGGTTTGACCCTTGTTCTCACAGCCAAAGACGTTGCGGTTGAAGGCTTTTGCATGAGTAGCTGTGGGTTTCACGGCTCGGATACAAAGCTCAAATCGGCTTTCATCTGGGTTGGCAACTCGGTCACTCAGTGCCCGGGTCAGTGCGCCTGGCCATTCCACCAACCCATCTACGGACCACAGACCGCACCGCTGGGTGCACCCAACGGGGACGTTGGGTTGGATGGCATGATCGTAAATATCGCGAGTCTTTTGGCCGGAACCGTGACGAACCCATTCGGGAACGGCTATTTCCAGGGCTCGGCCGGCGCGCCTCTCGAGGCGGCTTCGGCTTGTCCCGGGGTGTACGGTAAGGGAGCGTATCCGGGTTACGCTGGAGAGCTGTTGGTGGATTCAGTCAGTGGTGCGAGCTATAATGCGCAGGGTGTGAGCGGAAGGAAGTATTTGTTGCCGGCAGTGTTTGACCCTTCTACTTCTCAGTGTTCAACGGTCGTGTGA